From a region of the Verrucomicrobiia bacterium genome:
- the pgl gene encoding 6-phosphogluconolactonase, with the protein MNFWPAPATPGASHSRSSNSMGQVEVSHFADDAALAKAAAGAWLEQLAAARAAGRKHLVALSGGRIARAFYAAAVATAHQQNLTFDGTEFFWADERCVPPDDAESNYLLAREHLFRPAAVPAKAIHRIQGELDPLVAAERATAELRRVAGLPAPQMPGLDLILLGMGEDGHVASLFPGDLSTEVDNVSVFRAVFNSPKPPPSRITMSHGLIAAAREVWVLVAGAGKQAALAQSIATTGQTPLAKVIQGRGRTKIFTDISLA; encoded by the coding sequence ATGAACTTCTGGCCCGCTCCGGCCACGCCTGGCGCGAGCCACAGCCGCTCAAGTAATTCGATGGGACAGGTCGAAGTCAGTCATTTCGCGGACGATGCCGCGCTGGCCAAAGCAGCGGCCGGCGCGTGGTTGGAACAGCTCGCGGCGGCCCGCGCCGCAGGCCGAAAGCATTTGGTTGCCCTTTCCGGCGGGCGCATTGCCCGGGCGTTTTATGCCGCAGCCGTGGCGACGGCTCACCAGCAAAACCTCACGTTCGACGGGACGGAATTTTTTTGGGCCGATGAACGATGTGTTCCGCCCGACGACGCGGAAAGCAATTACTTGCTGGCGCGCGAACACTTGTTCCGCCCGGCGGCCGTGCCGGCCAAGGCGATCCACCGAATCCAAGGGGAACTGGATCCCCTGGTCGCCGCCGAACGGGCCACGGCTGAACTGCGTCGGGTCGCCGGCTTGCCTGCGCCGCAAATGCCGGGTTTGGATTTGATCTTGCTGGGCATGGGCGAAGACGGCCATGTCGCGTCGTTATTTCCGGGCGACCTGTCGACAGAAGTCGACAACGTTTCCGTCTTTCGGGCCGTGTTCAATTCGCCCAAACCTCCACCGTCCCGGATCACGATGAGTCACGGTTTGATTGCGGCGGCCCGCGAAGTCTGGGTATTGGTTGCGGGCGCCGGCAAGCAAGCAGCGCTGGCACAATCGATTGCTACGACGGGGCAAACGCCGCTGGCGAAGGTGATTCAGGGGCGCGGCCGAACGAAAATCTTCACTGATATCTCTCTGGCTTGA
- the zwf gene encoding glucose-6-phosphate dehydrogenase: MEVNQDLDELMTCRLDSIRKVVEPCTIVIFGASGDLTSRKLIPALYHLFKDKQLPPEFRIVGFARRDKTDDSWRQELRMALDSFSRTKPVDDAVWTAFAANVHYCRGDIADAAAYAKLSQVISAFPKPQLRGNLLFYLATSPSQFSIVAEQLHNAKLLHRGGNEGWQRLVVEKPFGHDLASASALNHELTKFASEQQVFRIDHYLGKETVQNILTFRFSNSIFERVWHRDAVDHVQITVSEKLGVGSRGGYYEEAGALRDMVQNHLLQVFSLVTMEPPVSLDAEPIRDEKVKLLSSVRRMVPEQVARMVVRGQYTAGSVGGEAIKSYREEEKVNPHSNVETFVALKLFVDNWRWSGVPFYLRTGKALPISASEVRVQFRQTPNVLFAAQCGPRLDANALTLRLQPNEGISLRFNGKVPGVGYGLRPVRMHFSYDAEFGAYTPEAYERLLLDAVSGDATLFIRRDEVEQAWQIVDSIRAGWNGIGLDDREFYPAGSWGPQLAHELLARSGHAWREPQPLK; encoded by the coding sequence ATGGAAGTGAATCAAGATTTGGACGAGCTGATGACGTGCCGGCTGGACAGCATCCGCAAGGTGGTGGAGCCCTGCACCATCGTCATCTTTGGCGCCAGCGGTGATCTGACGTCCCGCAAACTCATCCCTGCGCTTTACCATTTGTTCAAGGACAAGCAACTGCCGCCCGAATTCCGCATCGTGGGCTTTGCGCGCCGCGACAAGACCGACGATTCCTGGCGCCAGGAACTGCGGATGGCGCTGGACAGTTTTTCCCGCACCAAGCCCGTGGACGACGCGGTGTGGACGGCCTTCGCCGCGAATGTTCACTATTGCCGGGGCGACATCGCGGACGCGGCGGCGTATGCCAAGCTTTCCCAAGTCATATCCGCCTTTCCCAAGCCGCAGCTGCGGGGGAATCTGCTGTTTTACCTCGCGACGTCGCCGAGCCAGTTCAGCATCGTCGCCGAGCAGCTCCACAACGCCAAATTGTTGCATCGCGGAGGGAACGAAGGCTGGCAACGCCTGGTGGTGGAGAAACCGTTCGGGCACGACCTCGCCTCGGCCAGCGCCCTGAACCACGAACTGACCAAGTTTGCCTCGGAACAGCAGGTCTTCCGCATCGACCACTATCTGGGCAAGGAGACGGTGCAGAACATCCTCACCTTCCGCTTTTCCAATTCCATCTTCGAGCGCGTCTGGCATCGCGACGCGGTGGACCACGTGCAGATTACCGTCAGCGAAAAACTGGGCGTCGGCTCCCGCGGAGGCTACTACGAGGAGGCGGGTGCGTTGCGTGACATGGTGCAGAACCACCTGCTGCAGGTCTTTTCGCTGGTGACGATGGAGCCGCCGGTTTCGCTGGATGCCGAACCGATTCGCGACGAAAAGGTGAAGCTCTTGTCCTCCGTCCGCCGCATGGTGCCGGAGCAGGTGGCGCGGATGGTGGTGCGCGGTCAATACACCGCGGGCAGCGTCGGCGGGGAGGCGATCAAGTCCTACCGCGAGGAAGAAAAAGTCAATCCGCACTCCAACGTGGAAACCTTCGTGGCGTTAAAGTTGTTCGTGGACAACTGGCGCTGGTCAGGCGTGCCGTTTTATCTGCGCACCGGCAAGGCACTGCCCATCAGCGCCAGCGAAGTGCGCGTGCAGTTCCGGCAAACTCCCAACGTGCTGTTCGCGGCCCAATGCGGTCCGCGGCTGGACGCCAACGCGTTGACGTTGCGGTTGCAACCGAACGAGGGCATTTCCCTGCGCTTCAACGGCAAGGTGCCGGGCGTTGGCTACGGACTGCGGCCGGTGCGCATGCATTTCAGCTACGATGCGGAGTTTGGTGCCTACACCCCGGAAGCCTACGAACGTCTGCTGCTGGACGCGGTGAGTGGTGACGCCACGTTGTTCATCCGCCGCGATGAAGTGGAACAGGCCTGGCAGATTGTGGATTCCATCCGTGCCGGTTGGAACGGCATCGGGCTGGACGATCGCGAATTTTATCCGGCCGGCAGTTGGGGACCGCAACTGGCTCATGAACTTCTGGCCCGCTCCGGCCACGCCTGGCGCGAGCCACAGCCGCTCAAGTAA
- a CDS encoding DMT family transporter, which yields MLRRPSNTAIAAAIVFAVILWGGNNAGTKYLVSHPVSPWPPLWTGGTRFLCAGLVMEALLRWTRWFGVAHPVDVGLRRRLWWRGGLSLAAYIMAFNWALRFTSASHVALYLGAAPVWALLWEGRPVDARIAGQRYGAALLALTGVLVLLWPALGNSGFHLLGEVLGISSSVLWTNYGRQCRTLTQGLSGAEVSAKTMWRAGLLLTLAGAGEIGVRGWHPTGWQLGVQGYCVLAGGVAAFGIWNMALRRWPTSKVYLFNNLIPLSTMTWAHFTLGEKVTPTFWLAILLIGTGVVLGQTRFRHEPAGGRG from the coding sequence GTGCTTCGCAGGCCGTCCAACACTGCCATTGCCGCCGCCATCGTCTTTGCCGTGATTCTTTGGGGCGGGAACAATGCCGGAACCAAGTATCTGGTTTCGCATCCCGTCTCGCCCTGGCCGCCCCTCTGGACCGGCGGAACGCGCTTCCTGTGTGCCGGCCTGGTGATGGAGGCGCTGCTGCGGTGGACACGATGGTTTGGCGTGGCGCATCCCGTGGACGTCGGGTTGCGGCGCCGCTTGTGGTGGCGCGGCGGCCTGAGTTTGGCGGCCTACATCATGGCGTTTAACTGGGCCCTGCGTTTCACATCCGCCTCACACGTGGCGCTTTATCTGGGCGCGGCACCGGTCTGGGCGCTGTTGTGGGAGGGCCGGCCGGTCGATGCGCGCATTGCCGGGCAACGTTATGGCGCGGCGTTGCTGGCGCTGACGGGCGTGTTGGTGCTGCTCTGGCCCGCCTTGGGCAACAGCGGTTTTCATTTGCTGGGCGAAGTGCTGGGCATCAGCAGCAGCGTGCTCTGGACGAACTACGGCCGGCAGTGCCGCACGTTGACGCAAGGGTTGAGTGGCGCGGAAGTCTCGGCCAAAACCATGTGGCGCGCGGGGCTGTTGCTCACGCTGGCGGGCGCGGGCGAAATCGGCGTGCGCGGCTGGCATCCCACGGGCTGGCAACTGGGCGTGCAGGGCTACTGCGTGCTGGCGGGCGGCGTGGCGGCGTTCGGGATTTGGAACATGGCGTTGCGCCGGTGGCCGACCAGCAAGGTGTATTTGTTCAATAATTTGATTCCGCTCAGCACCATGACCTGGGCGCATTTCACCCTCGGCGAAAAAGTCACTCCTACCTTCTGGCTGGCGATCCTGTTGATTGGAACGGGCGTGGTGCTGGGGCAGACGCGGTTCCGCCATGAACCGGCCGGCGGACGTGGATGA
- a CDS encoding 4-hydroxy-3-methylbut-2-enyl diphosphate reductase codes for MAVEAPAAQKINLRRPDVMETVQAQVEQHYRSEIVERVRASGHQIRAGELTIKLAKEFGFCYGVERAIDLAYAARKVFPDQPLYILGEIIHNPEVNDQIRAMGIKFLSGKDKDADINDLKKDDVVIIPAFGTEVSTRKLLEAKGCRFVDTTCGDVMSVWKRVRQYSRDKVTSIIHGKAWHEETKATSSQANPGNGGHYLVVFTLAETDYVCDYIEHGGDKAAFLKKFEGACSQGFDPDVHLNAIGVANQTTMLRGETEEVQRRLRAAMVRRYGAAEIDQHFRFFDTICGATQERQDALQKLLNDPLDLLLVIGGYNSSNTSHLAEMGEAKLPTYFIKNASKMISDDVIVHYNLHHTKEVESRGWLPKGPVTIGVTAGASCPNNLIEDVIRRLFELRGLSAQEVLAA; via the coding sequence ATGGCAGTTGAAGCTCCCGCCGCCCAAAAAATCAACCTGCGCCGCCCCGACGTCATGGAAACGGTTCAGGCGCAGGTCGAACAACATTACCGCAGCGAAATCGTCGAACGCGTCCGCGCCAGCGGCCATCAAATTCGCGCCGGCGAACTGACCATCAAACTCGCCAAGGAATTTGGTTTCTGTTACGGCGTCGAGCGGGCCATCGACCTGGCCTACGCCGCCCGCAAGGTGTTTCCCGATCAGCCGCTCTACATCCTTGGCGAGATCATTCACAACCCCGAGGTGAACGACCAGATCCGCGCCATGGGCATCAAATTCCTCTCCGGCAAGGACAAGGATGCCGACATCAATGATCTCAAGAAGGACGATGTGGTGATCATTCCCGCCTTTGGCACGGAGGTGTCCACCCGCAAGCTGCTCGAGGCCAAAGGCTGCCGCTTCGTGGACACCACGTGCGGCGACGTCATGAGCGTGTGGAAGCGCGTCCGGCAGTATTCCCGGGACAAGGTCACCAGCATCATTCACGGCAAGGCCTGGCACGAAGAAACCAAGGCCACCAGTTCGCAGGCCAACCCCGGCAACGGCGGTCACTATCTGGTGGTGTTTACGCTGGCGGAAACGGATTACGTTTGCGACTACATTGAGCACGGCGGTGACAAGGCGGCCTTCCTGAAAAAATTTGAAGGGGCCTGTTCACAAGGATTCGATCCCGATGTTCATCTCAACGCCATCGGCGTGGCGAATCAGACCACCATGCTGCGCGGCGAAACCGAGGAGGTGCAACGCCGGTTGCGGGCGGCCATGGTGCGCCGTTACGGAGCAGCCGAAATCGACCAGCACTTCCGCTTCTTCGACACGATCTGCGGCGCCACGCAGGAGCGTCAGGACGCGCTGCAAAAGCTGCTGAACGATCCGCTCGACCTGCTGCTTGTCATTGGCGGCTACAATTCCTCCAACACCTCGCACCTGGCGGAAATGGGTGAAGCCAAGCTGCCGACCTATTTCATCAAGAATGCCAGCAAAATGATTTCGGACGACGTCATCGTGCATTACAACCTGCACCACACCAAGGAGGTCGAATCCCGCGGCTGGCTGCCCAAGGGCCCGGTCACCATCGGCGTCACCGCCGGCGCGTCCTGCCCCAACAATCTCATCGAAGACGTCATCCGTCGTTTGTTTGAACTGCGCGGCCTGTCCGCCCAGGAAGTTCTGGCCGCTTGA
- a CDS encoding deoxyguanosinetriphosphate triphosphohydrolase: protein MPRTRTELEEQERLILAPYAQFSANTRGRKYKEDPPEWRTHYQRDRDRVIHSRAFRRLEYKTQVFLNGSGDHLRTRLTHTIEVAAISRNIARALRLNEDLCETIALAHDLGHSPFGHKGETVLAKLMKGHGGFEHNRQSLRLVEELEQKYPGFPGLNLTWEVREGLVKHYTAYDHPSKRKGFDAKSSSLEAQVANLADEITYYSHDLDDGIDSGLLDEKALRRDVHLWNVAARMVAKEHGPLAAESRRYFTIRCIIDLQVKDVVETTEERLADAGVQSADEVRLQSSPLVQHSPTRRKQNLELREYLYKNLYYNPVVHQPNVRAVRMLEQLFNHFLEHPEQIGALSRKRIRKDGVHRAVCDYLAGMTDRYAIMEHQRLFGVQI, encoded by the coding sequence ATGCCCCGCACCCGCACCGAGCTGGAAGAACAGGAGCGCCTCATTCTGGCGCCTTACGCACAATTCAGCGCCAATACGCGCGGGCGCAAATACAAGGAAGACCCGCCCGAGTGGCGCACGCATTACCAGCGCGATCGTGATCGCGTCATCCACTCCAGGGCTTTTCGCCGGCTGGAATACAAGACGCAGGTCTTCCTGAATGGCAGCGGCGATCATCTGCGCACGCGGCTCACCCACACCATCGAAGTGGCGGCCATCTCACGGAACATCGCCCGGGCGCTGCGGCTCAACGAGGATTTGTGCGAGACCATCGCGCTTGCCCACGACCTGGGGCATTCCCCTTTCGGTCACAAGGGCGAAACGGTGCTGGCCAAACTGATGAAGGGCCACGGCGGCTTTGAACACAACCGCCAAAGCCTGCGCCTCGTGGAGGAACTGGAGCAAAAATACCCCGGCTTCCCGGGCCTGAATCTCACGTGGGAAGTCCGCGAAGGCCTGGTGAAGCACTACACCGCCTACGACCACCCGAGCAAGCGCAAGGGCTTTGACGCAAAGTCCTCCTCGCTGGAGGCGCAGGTCGCCAATCTCGCCGACGAAATCACTTACTACAGTCACGACCTGGACGACGGCATCGATTCCGGATTGCTGGACGAAAAAGCCCTGCGCCGGGATGTTCATCTTTGGAATGTTGCCGCCCGCATGGTGGCCAAGGAACACGGCCCGCTGGCAGCCGAGAGCCGGCGCTACTTCACGATCCGTTGCATCATTGATCTGCAGGTGAAGGACGTGGTGGAAACCACCGAGGAACGCCTGGCCGATGCGGGCGTCCAGAGTGCGGACGAAGTCCGGCTCCAGTCCAGCCCGCTCGTCCAGCACAGCCCCACGCGCCGCAAGCAAAACCTGGAATTGCGCGAGTATCTTTATAAAAACCTTTACTACAACCCCGTCGTGCACCAGCCGAACGTGCGCGCCGTGCGGATGCTGGAGCAGTTGTTCAACCACTTCCTCGAACACCCGGAGCAAATCGGCGCACTGAGCCGCAAGCGCATCCGCAAGGACGGCGTGCACCGTGCGGTGTGCGATTACCTGGCCGGCATGACGGACCGCTACGCGATCATGGAGCACCAGCGACTGTTCGGCGTGCAGATTTAG
- the glgA gene encoding glycogen synthase GlgA, whose protein sequence is MKILMASSEVHPYSKTGGLGDMVAGLAKTLARLGHQVGIVTPLYRGIRSRHAQLRKLDWRLALELGPRTVTGEIWIEEPVPGLTLYFVQQPQFFDRHGIYSESGSDYADNADRFVFLSKAAVHLARYLPWQPEVVHAHDWQTGLIPILAQHEQRTRGWDARPPVMLTIHNLAYQGTFAAGAFQLTNLPWSQFTIQTAEFYGAMNCLKCGIACADVITTVSPRYAREITTEEFGCGLDGLLRERIGVLHGVINGVDYDDWNTAQNPFLPAHYSAANWRGKEANKAALLAELGLVKTAGVPLFGSITRLAEQKGIDLLVPALDEMLAREPMQFVMLGSGDPGYERAMHQLEKRHPGRVAIRIGYDPGLAHRIEAGCDFYLMPSRFEPCGLNQLYSLRYGTVPVVRAVGGLDDTVVDAQENAAAATGIKFCEYSPAALAQAIRKALALYAAPAALQRFRQNGMVADFSWDRTAERYVGLYGRH, encoded by the coding sequence ATGAAAATCCTGATGGCCAGCAGCGAAGTGCATCCGTATTCCAAGACGGGTGGGCTGGGTGACATGGTTGCGGGCCTTGCCAAGACCCTGGCGCGCCTGGGGCATCAAGTCGGCATCGTGACGCCGCTCTATCGCGGCATCCGCAGCCGGCATGCGCAGCTGCGCAAACTGGACTGGCGGCTGGCGCTGGAACTGGGGCCGCGGACGGTCACGGGTGAAATCTGGATCGAGGAACCGGTGCCTGGGCTCACGCTTTACTTCGTGCAGCAGCCGCAGTTTTTCGACCGGCACGGCATCTACAGCGAGAGCGGCTCCGACTACGCCGACAACGCAGACCGGTTTGTCTTTCTTTCCAAGGCCGCCGTGCATCTGGCGCGTTATCTCCCGTGGCAGCCGGAGGTCGTGCACGCGCACGACTGGCAGACGGGGCTGATTCCGATCCTGGCGCAGCACGAGCAGCGGACGCGGGGCTGGGACGCGCGTCCGCCGGTGATGCTGACCATTCACAACCTGGCCTACCAGGGAACGTTTGCCGCGGGTGCATTTCAACTGACGAACCTGCCGTGGAGCCAGTTCACCATCCAGACCGCCGAGTTTTACGGCGCGATGAACTGCCTGAAGTGCGGCATCGCCTGCGCCGACGTGATCACGACCGTGAGCCCGCGGTATGCGCGCGAGATTACGACGGAAGAATTCGGTTGTGGCCTCGACGGGCTTTTGCGGGAGCGCATCGGCGTTTTGCACGGCGTCATCAACGGCGTCGATTACGACGACTGGAACACGGCCCAGAATCCGTTTTTGCCGGCGCATTATTCGGCGGCAAACTGGCGCGGCAAGGAAGCGAACAAGGCGGCTTTGCTGGCGGAACTGGGACTGGTCAAGACCGCCGGCGTGCCGCTGTTCGGCAGCATCACGCGGCTTGCGGAACAAAAGGGCATCGATTTGCTGGTGCCGGCGCTCGACGAAATGCTGGCGCGCGAGCCGATGCAGTTTGTGATGCTGGGGAGCGGCGATCCCGGTTACGAGCGCGCCATGCATCAACTGGAGAAGCGACATCCCGGCCGGGTGGCCATTCGCATCGGCTACGATCCGGGCCTGGCGCATCGCATCGAAGCCGGATGTGATTTTTACCTCATGCCGTCACGGTTCGAGCCGTGCGGCTTGAACCAGCTTTACAGTCTGCGCTACGGCACGGTGCCCGTCGTGCGCGCGGTGGGTGGTTTGGATGACACGGTGGTGGATGCACAAGAAAACGCCGCGGCGGCCACGGGCATCAAGTTTTGCGAATACAGCCCCGCGGCCCTGGCGCAGGCCATCCGCAAGGCGCTGGCGCTTTACGCCGCGCCGGCCGCGCTGCAACGGTTCCGGCAGAACGGGATGGTGGCCGATTTCTCGTGGGACCGGACGGCGGAACGATACGTGGGATTGTATGGGCGGCATTGA
- the serS gene encoding serine--tRNA ligase, whose amino-acid sequence MLDINLIRKQPDFVKERLATRQGGDEAHIEAILQLDEQRRKALAEVEALKALRNKVSKEIGALMGQKKIEEANAKKAETKDLGDKIAALDKQAGEAEAGRDKLMLGLPNLPHASVAIGKSAEDNPVVRVHGEKPNYAFQPKSHVELCESLKLVDFARAAKLSGSGFLLYTHWGAKLERALIQFMLDLHSTEHGYTEVSPPFMVGEHCLVGVGQFPKFKDQYYGVAEGDVAENLGKLYLIPTAETPVANIHREELLKAEQLPIRYCAYTPCFRGEAGAAGVGTRGMIRVHQFDKVELIKVVKPESSYDELEKMVANAERILQLMGLHYRVISLCTGDMGFGSAKTYDLEVWAPGQGSYLEVSSCSNCEDFQARRMNLRFKAEDGTNKFPHILNGSGTALARLFVALIETHQQADGSVLVPEALRPYLKTDRITA is encoded by the coding sequence ATGCTCGACATCAATCTGATTCGGAAGCAGCCTGATTTTGTCAAAGAACGCCTCGCCACGCGGCAGGGTGGCGATGAAGCGCACATTGAGGCGATTCTTCAGCTCGATGAACAGCGGCGCAAGGCGCTGGCCGAGGTGGAGGCCTTGAAGGCGCTGCGCAACAAGGTGTCGAAGGAAATCGGCGCGTTGATGGGGCAAAAGAAAATCGAGGAGGCCAATGCCAAGAAAGCGGAGACCAAGGATTTGGGCGACAAGATTGCGGCGCTGGACAAGCAGGCGGGCGAGGCGGAAGCGGGCCGCGACAAGCTGATGCTCGGGCTGCCGAACCTGCCGCACGCATCCGTGGCGATTGGCAAATCGGCGGAGGATAATCCCGTCGTCCGGGTTCATGGGGAGAAGCCGAACTACGCGTTTCAGCCCAAGTCGCACGTGGAACTCTGCGAGAGTCTGAAGCTCGTTGATTTCGCGCGGGCGGCGAAACTTTCGGGCAGCGGCTTCCTGCTCTACACGCATTGGGGCGCAAAGCTGGAACGCGCGCTGATTCAGTTCATGCTCGACCTGCATTCGACCGAGCACGGTTACACCGAGGTGTCGCCGCCGTTCATGGTCGGTGAACATTGCCTCGTGGGCGTCGGCCAGTTTCCGAAGTTCAAGGATCAATACTACGGCGTGGCCGAAGGCGACGTGGCGGAGAACCTGGGCAAGCTTTACCTGATTCCCACCGCGGAAACGCCGGTGGCGAACATTCATCGTGAGGAGCTTCTCAAGGCCGAACAACTGCCGATTCGCTATTGTGCCTACACGCCGTGCTTCCGTGGCGAGGCGGGCGCGGCGGGTGTTGGGACGCGCGGCATGATTCGCGTGCACCAGTTCGACAAGGTGGAACTGATCAAGGTGGTGAAGCCCGAGAGCAGTTACGACGAACTGGAAAAGATGGTCGCGAATGCCGAACGCATCCTGCAATTGATGGGGCTGCATTACCGCGTCATTTCCCTTTGCACGGGCGACATGGGCTTCGGCAGCGCGAAGACCTACGACCTTGAAGTCTGGGCGCCCGGGCAGGGGAGCTACCTCGAAGTGTCGAGCTGCTCGAACTGCGAGGATTTCCAGGCGCGGCGGATGAACCTGCGTTTCAAGGCCGAGGATGGCACCAACAAGTTCCCGCACATCCTGAACGGCAGCGGCACGGCGCTGGCGCGGTTGTTTGTCGCGCTCATCGAAACGCATCAGCAGGCAGATGGCAGTGTCCTCGTGCCTGAGGCCTTGCGGCCGTATCTGAAGACCGACCGCATTACGGCGTGA